One window of Phalacrocorax carbo chromosome 1, bPhaCar2.1, whole genome shotgun sequence genomic DNA carries:
- the LTA4H gene encoding leukotriene A-4 hydrolase, whose translation MADVSSFASPACCLTRHLYLRCRADFGAQALRGTAALTARAEREALRCLVLDTKDLQVFKVTVNGQDAKFAFGEKHSFKGTPLEITLPFELRRGQEAIVEIAFESSPKSSALQWFTPEQTSGKKYPFLFSQCQATHCRAIFPCQDTPAVKLTYYAEISVPKELVALMSANRDGEMPDPEDSSRKIYRFSQNVPIPCYLIALVVGALESRKIGPRTLVWAEKELVDKSAFEFAETEAMLKIAEDLAGPYVWGQYDLLVLPPSFPYGGMENPCLTFVTPTLLAGDRSLSSVIAHEISHSWTGNLVTNKTWEHFWLNEGHTVYLERRIIGRLFGEQFRQFKALGGWRELQNTINTLGDNNPVTNLIPNLHEVDPDVAYSSVPYEKGFALLFYLEQLLGGPDVFIGFLKAYIQQFAYKSIITEDWKNFLYSYFKDKVDVLDKVDWNSWFNAPGMPPVKPTYDMTLTNACVALSQRWIKAKETDLNSFSSADLKEMSSHQLIEFLALLLAEAPLPLSHVKRMQQVYDFNAINNSEIRFRWLRLCIQSKWEEAIPLALKMAADQGRMKFTRPLFRDLYSFDKSRDLAVKTFLEHRASMHPVTSMLVGKDLKLDQ comes from the exons ATGGCGGACGTGAGCTCCTTCGCCTCCCCAGCGTGCTGCCTCACGCGGCACCTCTACCTGCGCTGCCGCGCCGACTTCGGCGCGCAGGCGCTGCGGGGCACGGCGGCCCTCACCGCGCGCGCCGAGCGCGAGGCGCTGCGTTGCCTG GTGTTGGATACAAAAGACCTACAGGTATTTAAAGTGACTGTAAATGGCCAGGATGCAAAATTTGCTTTTGGAGAAAAGCACAGTTTCAAGGGGACCCCCTTGGAAATCACGCTTCCCTTTGAACTGAGAAG GGGACAAGAAGCAATTGTCgaaattgcttttgaaagttCTCCAAAGTCTTCAGCTCTCCAGTGGTTTACTCCGGAGCAAACTTCTGGGAAGAAATACCCATTTCTCTTCAGCCAGTGTCAG GCTACCCACTGCAGAGCCATCTTTCCATGCCAAGACACGCCTGCTGTGAAACTAACCTACTATGCGGAG ATATCCGTTCCGAAAGAGTTGGTGGCTCTTATGAGTGCTAATCGTGATGGGGAGATGCCTGACCCAGAGGACAGCAGTCGGAAGATATACCGTTTCAGTCAGAAT GTTCCCATACCTTGCTACTTGATTGCTTTAGTGGTTGGAGCTTTAGAAAGCAG AAAGATTGGCCCAAGGACACTGGTGTGGGCTGAAAAGGAGCTGGTGGATAAATCAGCCTTTGAATTTGCTGAG ACTGAAGCTATGCTGAAAATAGCGGAAGATTTAGCGGGACCCTATGTATGGGGACAGTATGATCTGTTAGTCTTACCACCTTCTTTTCCTTATGGTGGCATGGAGAATCCTTGTCTTACTTTTGTAACGCCAACACTATTG gcagGTGATCGATCTCTATCAAGT gtgATTGCTCATGAAATATCTCACAGCTGGACAGGAAACTTAGTAACAAACAAAACATGGGAGCATTTTTG GCTGAATGAGGGACATACTGTATACCTGGAACGCAGGATTATTGGTCGGCTGTTTGGTGAGCAGTTCAGGCAGTTCAAAGCCCTAGGAGGTTGGAGGGAACTGCAGAATAcg ATAAATACTCTTGGAGATAACAATCCTGTAACTAACCTTATCCCTAATCTGCATGAAGTGGATCCTGATGTTGCCTACTCATCTGTTCCATATGAGAaaggctttgctttgcttttttaccTCGAACAACTTCTTGGAGGACCAG ATGTCTTCATTGGCTTCTTGAAGGCTTACATTCAGCAGTTTGCTTATAAGAGCATAATAACGGAGGACTGGAAGAACTTCTTGTACTCCTACTTCAAGGATAAG GTAGATGTTCTTGATAAAGTGGATTGGAACTCATGGTTTAATGCTCCAGGAATGCCACCAGTGAAGCCTAC GTATGATATGACACTAACAAATGCTTGTGTTGCCTTGAGCCAAAGATGGATCAAA GCAAAAGAGACCGATTTGAACTCATTCAGCTCAGCAGACCTGAAGGAAATGTCATCTCATCAGTTGATTGAGTTCTTAGCACTGTTGCTTGCGGAG GCTCCTCTGCCATTGTCACATGTCAAACGAATGCAGCAAGTGTATGACTTCAATGCtataaataattctgaaataagATTCAG aTGGCTGCGCCTCTGCATCCAGTCCAAGTGGGAAGAAGCTATTCCTCTGGCTCTAAAAATGGCAGCAGACCAGGGCAGGATGAAGTTTACTCGACCCTTGTTCAG ggaTCTTTACAGTTTTGACAAGTCTCGAGATCTGGCTGTCAAGACATTTCTGGAGCATAGAGCCTCGATGCACCCAGTCACTTCAATGCTTGTGGGCAAAGACTTGAAACTGGATCAGTGA